The Styela clava chromosome 2, kaStyClav1.hap1.2, whole genome shotgun sequence genome contains a region encoding:
- the LOC120336578 gene encoding uncharacterized protein LOC120336578, which produces MNVDMRRNTTVCDLKRFGETSQRLSNMITLFVTLILLSSIYIIDVDGRSLTSTHVEGSRHISHSRGRRGLSFCGARIVDALNYYCTVGIYEPQKCFVANLYFCKRRRRDPPPICRINCGYKRRRRTTDSGSDNNADFSAALPFMPTFEQPTRTTRNIDSKSKRHIHSRCCYGECSLSEFRDYCAAR; this is translated from the exons ATGAACGTAGATATGAGAAGAAATACCACTGTTTGCGATTTAAAAAGATTTGGAGAAACTTCACAAAGACTTTCAAATATGATTACTTTATTTGTAACACTCATTCTACTATCTTCAATATACATTATCGACGTCGATGGTAGGTCTCTGACCAGCACACACGTAGAAGGATCGAGGCATATATCTCATTCACGTGGAAGGCGAGGCTTAAGCTTTTGTGGAGCTCGCATAGTCGATGCACTGAACTATTATTGTACAGTTGGGATTTACGAACCCCAAAAATGTTTTGTCGCTAATTTATATTTCTGCAAAAGAAGACGAAGAGATCCACCACCAATATGTAGAATCAACTGCGGATATAAGAGGAGAA GACGAACGACAGATTCGGGGTCAGACAATAACGCCGACTTTTCTGCTGCCTTGCCATTTATGCCAAC ATTTGAACAACCTACCCGGACCACTCGAAACATCGATTCGAAAAGTAAGAGGCACATCCACTCTCGCTGCTGTTACGGCGAATGTTCACTGTCGGAGTTCAGGGACTACTGCGCAGCAAGATGA